The Muribaculum intestinale genome includes the window TGAAGGATATCTATATGACTTACGGATTCTCGCGTGAGGCAGGTATCTCTCTGGTGCGCAAAGGCAAGACCGGTGCTGAAGAGATTATCGCCATCATGAAGAATTTCCGTGCCAATCCGCCCAAGCAGCTTGCCGGCAGCCCCATTGTGACTATCAAGGATTACGCCGACCTCAACCTCACCGACGTGACTACAGGCAATGTATCGAAGATGGATATGCCTGTTACCTCCAACGTGCTCCAGTATTTCACTGCCGACGGTACAAAGGTCAGTGTGCGTCCTTCAGGCACAGAGCCTAAGATTAAGTTCTACGTTGAGGTGCGCGGAAAGATGGAGAAGCCCGAGGACTACGGCAAGGCTATCGAAGAGGCCGATGCAAAAATCGAGGCTATCAAGAAAGATCTCGGTATCGACTGATGATATCACTATAGCGTTATAGATAATATTCAGCGGAGACGCGCCCAACATGTGTATTGGATGCGTCTCCGCTTTATTAGAGCTTGTTTAATAATAAATGTTGCCGCCAGGGTCGTATAGCTTGAGTCGATTTTCGACATGTGCCGAAGGAGTGTACTTTATGTACATGACTGAGGGTCATGGCGAAAAGCGGCCAAGATATACGAGACAAAAGGTAGCTTTATAACCATTCAATCTCTTGCCTGCTTTAAAGCAAATGTAAAAATATATTAACAATATGGAACAAATTACTTCCAGTCGGTCATTCGCCGGCATATTTCCACCCGCTCTTCGGTCGTTATGGAGCCCCATAACTCCCTCATCACAAGCGAAATCTGCTCGCCGACTGACCGCCCTGACGGTAACATTTATTATTAAACAAGCTCTTAAACAAGCTCTAAGTAAGTTTTGAAATGGAAGTAGTCTACGAGGATAACCATCTGCTTGTGGTCAACAAGGCCCCGGGCGAGATTGTACAGGGCGACAAGACCGGTGACGAGCCGCTTGTCGAGACTCTGAAGCGCTGGCTTAAGGAGAAGTATGACAAGCCCGGCAATGTATTCTGCGGTGTGGTGCATCGTCTTGACCGACCTGTCGGGGGCCTGGTCGTGTTTGCCAAGACATCCAAGGCTCTCACTCGCATGAACGATCTATTCCGCAAAGGCGAAGTTGAGAAAACCTACTGGGCCATCACCCGCAATGTTCCTCCTGAGCCGGAGGGCACGCTTGTCCACTATATCACCTCGGTAGAGCGCAATAATAAATCGTATGCGTCGCTGCAGCCAAAGGAGGGCGCCCAAAAGGCTGTGCTCAAATACCGGCATATTGCTTCATCGGACCGTTATCATCTGCTGGAAGTGCGCTTGCTTACCGGACGCAAGCATCAGATACGTGTGCAGCTTTCTTCAATCGGATGTCCGATAAAGGGCGATTTGAAATATGGTGACAAGCGCTCCAATCCCGACGGCAGCATCTCGCTCCAGAGCCATCACATACGCTTCATTCATCCGGTAAGCGGCAATTCAATCGATATAACCGCACCGGTGCCCCATGACAACCTCTGGCAGGCTCTTGCCGGAGAAGTCAGGTAGTGTGCTTGTCATGAATATATAAAAAACAGTCAGAGCGTCATGTCAATGACGCTCTGACTCGTTTACAGTGATGCTGTTGGGGTGTCAGCATGTGTAGAATTGGGTGAATGCACGGATTATGTGGGCATTGTCGGCAGCGGACGCAGTCTCGCGCACGGAATGCATTGCCCAGATTGCAGCGCCCATATCCACACCTCTGAGATCAATCTTGGATGTTAGGATATTGCCGAGGGTCGAGCCGCCGGCTACGTCGCTGTGGTTGACGAAATACTGGTATGGCACTTCAGCCTGCTCGCATATGGCGCGGAACACGGCCGACGAGTCGGCATCGGTCATGTACTTGCAGTTTGCGTTTATTTTGATTACCGGACCTCCGCCTACTACGGGATGGTTGGTAGGGTCATGTTTCTCGACGTAGTTGGGATGTACGGCATGAGCATTGTCGGCCGATATCATGAATGACTCCGCAACAGCCCGCGAGAAGTCTTCGAATGTGCCACCGAATGCCTCGACTATGCGCATCATGATAGTGTGCAGTATTGGGGAAGCTGCTCCCTGCTTTGTGCCTGAGCCGGTCTCTTCGTTGTCGAATATTGCCATTACCCTTACTGTCGGCTCGGGTTTGATGGTATCGGTAGAGAGCAGCATGGCTCGCATGGCGGCATATGCCATCGACAGGTCGTCGAGACGACCGGAGGATATGAATTCGCCGTTGGAGCCCCAGCGTTGTGCCGGAGTGGTGTCGTAGAGCGACAAATCGCAGTCGAGTATCTGTTCTGGGTCGACTGCGAGTCGGTCGGCAACCATGCGCAGCACCATCCCTGCGGCGTTGGTCTGCCGGTCGATGATGCCTATCACCGGGAGCATGTCTTTCTGCTTCGACAAGGGGTTGCCTTCGTTGACAGAGCGGTTGAAGTGGATGGCGAGATGAGGTATTGTCAGCATCGGGTCATCAAATCTCACAAGGCGTGTGGCTGGATGGAGCGGGTCGATGCCGCGCAACATCACGCGTCCGGCTACCGATAGCGGACGGTCGAACCATGTATACAGAATCGGGCCACCGTAGACCTCGGTGTTGAGTTTTACCACACCGCCGTCGCATTTCATTTCCGGAGCCGGCTTGATGCGGAATCCGGGAGAATCGCTATGAGCGGAGATTATGCGGAAGCTGCTTGACGGAGTGCCGTCGCCGATTCTGAACGCGAAGATTGCCGAACTGTTTTTGACGACAAA containing:
- a CDS encoding RluA family pseudouridine synthase, with the translated sequence MEVVYEDNHLLVVNKAPGEIVQGDKTGDEPLVETLKRWLKEKYDKPGNVFCGVVHRLDRPVGGLVVFAKTSKALTRMNDLFRKGEVEKTYWAITRNVPPEPEGTLVHYITSVERNNKSYASLQPKEGAQKAVLKYRHIASSDRYHLLEVRLLTGRKHQIRVQLSSIGCPIKGDLKYGDKRSNPDGSISLQSHHIRFIHPVSGNSIDITAPVPHDNLWQALAGEVR
- a CDS encoding M18 family aminopeptidase; this encodes MMDFSDMTAREAEGLIDFLNASPCNFWAVDTIRRILADNGYTELDMADSWSGKLKPEGRYFVVKNSSAIFAFRIGDGTPSSSFRIISAHSDSPGFRIKPAPEMKCDGGVVKLNTEVYGGPILYTWFDRPLSVAGRVMLRGIDPLHPATRLVRFDDPMLTIPHLAIHFNRSVNEGNPLSKQKDMLPVIGIIDRQTNAAGMVLRMVADRLAVDPEQILDCDLSLYDTTPAQRWGSNGEFISSGRLDDLSMAYAAMRAMLLSTDTIKPEPTVRVMAIFDNEETGSGTKQGAASPILHTIMMRIVEAFGGTFEDFSRAVAESFMISADNAHAVHPNYVEKHDPTNHPVVGGGPVIKINANCKYMTDADSSAVFRAICEQAEVPYQYFVNHSDVAGGSTLGNILTSKIDLRGVDMGAAIWAMHSVRETASAADNAHIIRAFTQFYTC